The nucleotide sequence ACGTTTCGGCttctcactctttgatcaagaaatacgcgagatgcggtgccaagccgcatcgtcgtccgtggtgactgttgttgttacccttgtattgatagaagtgttcactggatgcggtgctaggccgcatcgctgtggatgcttccgttttcatacaccagatgcggtgccatgccgcatcactataccgttctcatactccaggtaagtcctcctccatcattgggcagattggatttAACCACTGTGTCggcgcgttcccgcacggacacaggtgggttgttagctagtgggggttttgataagggtaatggtcactcgcggtcgatgctgacgcgagatctgggaccataccccttcaggtgTTAAACCCAGTTCTTGTAAATATTGTATTACGAGTCATTTTGGACCACATTAGTCATCACTTGCACACCCTTTTCGATATGGAAAAACAACAATCAGTATAGCTAGTGTAAATATAAAGTTTTTCGCTAAGTGTTATGTTTCAAATTAATTTTAGGAAACTCATAAATagattaaataatattataaaaacagaTTTACAAAATATTAATGTGTAAACCTTAAATTTATATTATGATTAATGTCTCAATCAAATCCTTAAACTTATACGTAACTTAGGAGACACCTGCCTCCGGTTTCTCGTTGCCTTTTGACAAACACCCACTTGAATACCCCATTTGTTTCCTCTCTTTCAATACCATGTAGGCCCCTTACAAGTTACATTCATACTCATGGGTCCCAAATTATATAAACCCATTAATTAAATAACAATTTTATACCATACCCTCTTGCAAATGGGCCCAACCCATCAAGAATTGAGAAGACATTTTAGCATATAATGAAGGACAAAAATCTTGAGCAAACAGCCAAAATTTGACATCCTGGCAATATTCCAACATCAAGTCATGGTGACCCCAACCCAAACTCAACATATTCATAATTGATTTTCAGTTGAAAGTTATAAAGAAGGCCTACCCGTGGTGCACTAGGCTCCCACGTTTGCGTAGGGTCCGGCAAGGGGACACATCAGTTCGCGACCTGATGTACGCAGCCTTATGCTACCCCTTTTGCAAGAGGTGGTTTCCATGGCTTGAACCCGTGACCTCAAGGTCACAAAACAGCAGTTGAAAGTTGTGAATTCAAAATGATAATAAAGAGCGTGACAACGTATATATTCAAATATATATGAGCAATGCTGGATCCGTTCAAACAAAGCTTTATAACCTTGTTATTTGTCTTTCAACGAATAATTATACAACTATTGAGTTGGGTTCATAAAACTTTAATGAATTGGTATAAATAACAGAATAAGGGTGGTGATGAAAGCAACATTTTCCACCAAATTGAACCAAGAACAATACAACTATATCAACATATGAGCCGACTTCTTTTTTGCTAAAATGATTATGAATAGTTAGTATCTCACCTATTAATGGTACGAATTCAAGTGGAAAACTTGGCATTTTGGCTCGTATGAGCTCTTCGCAGCAGCCTGCTCAAACTTCTTGGCTGCTTTTTCGTTCTCTTCAAGACTTGTCTGCACGAAAAACCGGGCCCACCAAGACGCGCTCCTCATTTTAGCCTTTACAAAAGTGTCAATTCAAATCGTTAATTTCAAATCGTAATCAACTTATCAAATATAAGGCGTGTAATCTCAAAAGATACCTAAAGTATGTATATTATTGTAACAATATTGTTTTTCTGATCATAATTAGCACATTTACTTGTATTAAAAAGACTTTAAAACTAGAAAAAAGTTGTTGGCGGGTCAACCCAACCAGGCCCGGCCCGACCCGATAACAAAACTCAGATGCTTACCGGGCGTCCAAATCTTGATGCTTGTGGGAGTTTAGCTTTTGAATTACTAGGTTTACCTAAAAGAACACAAAGGTAACATGATTAAAAACTTACAATAATTACCTTAATTTACTTCtgttatttaattaaaaaaatgttaCCTGTGAATATAACAAGATTTTGAGCGGAAACTCTTGCCAAATCTGGAAGGGTTTTATTGAGGTACTTAGGAGATAAATAATCAACCGAATCAGAAACTATAATTAGAGAAAACGATTTAGCCTTGTATGGTAACGGGAACTTAATATCAGCAACACGAACAAGACCCTTTCTCACAAGACTTTTGCAAGCTACATCAGTTTCTTCAATATCATACGGTTCCACGCCCCATGCTTCAGTATCCTTCTCTTTACTCAGTTCAGATACTATCGAGCACGTATCGGGCCCCACGTGTAATACTTTGCGCATGCTATCACCATATGTTTTCTTTAGTATTGGTATTGCTGTATGAACATCATACGTGCAGCTAAAGTCGTCTTGGATCTTGCTAAACGCTTTATAGTCCCCAGAACCACCTGCATTTCAAGATCATGTGGAGTCAAAATACAATATGTTTACACATTTAGGTGTGTTTGGATGTGGGATTCGAAAGTAAGTATATGATATTGTGACATCAAGTTGCAATGATCCAATAATCGGttccaaaacaaaatccaaacaCCGTCTTAACTTAATCTACAATATAGCCAGATTAGTACAAACCTGAGCCCTTAAGAACATAGCCAATCACAACAACTGTTccctaaaattacaaaaaaaaaaaaaaatcaaattaggtTGAATCCATATGCATTAAACACAAAACATATGAAAGATTATGCACTTACTAGTAAGCCAAGCACAATGGATAACAGAGGAGAAGCTTGCGATTTCGAATGAAAAAGCCCCCCTCCGCTACCCACGAATCGACGTGTAGGACCCGGCCTTCTCGACATGATTATTCGACTAAATTATCAAAGCTAAAACACTCTACACCCTGCCAAAACAGACAAACAAAAACATTCAAGTTTAGATCTTTTTTCAAGATTCAGAATTAAAATACCTTTTGGTTTCATTATCTCATCAAGATTGACAAAAAGCAAATGATTTACGCATCTTTCTAATGTGAATTAACAGGCTACATATCTACAACCAACATGAACTAACATTTAAAATATCAAATCAATCAAGATTGAAGCACCCATTGTATACTGCATTCAAAAAAATGGCAATTGGGTtcacaaaaaaaaatcatatatttttgcAGTCTGACATGAGTACTAACTTTCCCCAAATAGAAAGACACAAAACAGACTAACAAGATCATGTAGCAGATTTAAAggaagaagaattgaagaaacCTGAAATTGGGATGATAAAGCAGAAACCTTTGAATGGGATCTTGGATCTGTTAATTGGTGTGGGAGTGAGTAATGCGACGGAATAAAAGGGAAGAGGGAGTTGATCGTTAGGCGGGTCGTGGGTGGGTCACGTTAATATGATTTGGATTTTGGATCTTGCTACTATTTTGTTTCTCCGTGTCGGCAACTCTGGTTAAAAACTCTTCTTTGCTTTTcacattttcattttaaaattattattataatgTTTTGCAATCAATTTCTATCATTGGTTTAGTATTTTTATTATCAGTGTTTTGGAAAACATTTACCATGGTCATTAAACCCGATTCAAATTTCAATGATATTGTACATTTTTAGGATCAGCAAGATACGTACATGGTAATGATTTGATATGACTCAATTTAAAAACTTAATAATTCAAAACCTCtgtacttttttttttcttatcatATCTTCATCAAAAAAATGTCTTTATATGTTTTTCTCTTATCATATCTTCATCAAAAAAATGTCACTTGTATGTTAGATGCATATCTAGCACATAAAGACCATGGTCGCAAAAGTTAATAGGCGCTCCCTAGTTAGGGTGGCGGACGCATCCCCtaaaaaaaaaatgttagttATAAACAAAAATCCCGACTGTACCCTCTAAATTTTTTCAACCACcccctaatttttttttaaccggAAATTCTAGATCTGAGTTCAAATCGAAGATGCTTCTTTGTTGATGATTAACAGTTGCAATGATGTTTAGATATGTACATGGTGGACGgcgttcatcgaatcgaatatcgaattttcgcattattcgaataattttattttcccttgaattcgaattcgaattcgtattcgaataagaAATCCAATTCGTAGTtgattaaaaattcgaattcaataaattcgatttgatttagattcttttaaaacatgtaaaaaaactatcaaaataaaacataaattttaaatcaGCCATAAAGTacgatatcacattaaaaagtttCAAATAAAGTACTATAAGTCTAAATttcaaaacgagaagtcgggAATAAATACTCCACATACAAGTTGATATTTTTAGGGTTAGAGATTTACTGATAGATATttacttaggttttagttatggACCATGTAGTGGGTTgggtaatgggtaattttaatatttggaataaattttaaaaataatttatagtataggccgataaaagttatatatgtattatatatgaaaatgtatagtttttattcgaatttgaaattataaattcatATTCAATTTGCTTAACTcaaattgaatcgaattcgaattcttacaATCGAAACGAATTTTTGATAATCGAATTGAATTTAATCggatttcgaatttttcgaatttgAAATGAATTATGAACACAATGGTGGTTGTTGTGGTAAGTAAAGGCTGATAAAAAGGGTAAATATGTGTGTTCCACTGGGTTGGGGTCTAAAAAATAGGGTTGTAGGTAGAGTTAACAAAGAAGAAAGGTTATATTTTGGGTTTTTAGATGGAAGATTATACGTGGAAGGTTTTTTATTTAACAGTGAACTTCATGTATAAGGTTATTACACTTTCTAAATTGAAAAGTCCCACCATGTCTCACTTCAgtcagactatgttgtcttaaccgggcccatGCTGACTTCACCTTGCACAAGGTCTAGTTGAAATCCTTTATTGCCTATATCCATCAAAAAATGACACAAGTGGCAATCAAACTTGAGTCTCCATTAGAAAACCCAAACCTCCTACCACTAAGTCACAAGTGAGTGGACTATGTGGAAGGTTATTTTGTCTACATTGTATCTAAATGTCAAGACATATACGTGACgtcattacaaacatatttaaaattgTGTTCTAACAGGTCGGATCAGATCAAGTCATGTTTCCATTTCAATTTGCAAACCTTAGTTTTCAATCTAAATACTAATCAGCTGATCAAACAATGTTTTGTTTCTATTTCTAATcacataaaaagaaaacaaaGTCTTCACACAATAACTAATCTCTAAATCTCCTTATTTTCCTAATCatcaaatcaaacaaaaaataAAGACTAAgtggctgtttggcaacatctgaatggttaagtgctgaaccagtaagagatctaaaaccattaagtgctgaaccagtaagaggtctgaaccattaagagcctgtataatgcttaaccgctcagaggcaaatgtctgaccaattcagattagaggtcttaactattcagactctgtataaatcttaaccattcagaggtaaatgtctgaactattcagacatctgctcgtgaaacaatcattaagtgttgaatcagtaagaggtctgaaccattaaaagcctcattaagaggtaaacaaacagccctaAGCTTTTTACAAACTTATCTATTACAtccaaaatatttttttaagcGAGGTATATTGCACATTTTgtttactttttttattttaattaaaaaccGTTTATTTTAATTGAACGTGCAATGTCAAAAAGTAAAAACTACACAAACTTCTAATATCTTGGACTTTGTAACCATTACGTTTGGcgtgattttgattattattattatatgaattttagtttgatttttttttcatgacCCAACCTGATACAATCTGCTATAAATcgaaaaaaaattatatgtagTTAAGAGTCTAAAATCCTTAAAAACTTTTCGCAcccaaagaaaaaaaaattctGAATCCGTCACTGCTCAggaagtactcggcctaggcAGAGAGTACTCGAGCCTCAGCAGCCTAACTTGTATCGATTACTCGGTTAGTACTCGACTTTCGAGACCTTGTTTTACATCAGTGGTGTAGATAATTGTGATCCGTcatagtaattttttttttcttttttaaatatcTCTTTTAAGACTATGTGTAGTGATTTGTGTTAAACTTCTTTATTATAGTGTTACCTCAGTGTCACGTGAACTAAACCACACTTTCACATGTATATAATGGTTttaactaggggtgttcaagaaaatccggatccgaaaccgaatccgaaatatccgaaaatccgtatccgaaatatccgaaatttcggatatccgaaaattcggatatccgaaaaccggataatccgaattttcggattcggattcggatattaatttcaaaattttcggataatccgattatccgatatccgaaaactaattattttttataaatatatatagtatatgaacattatatttagtttgaagtAATGTAAAAATTAGTAAAGTATTGTATTCGTGTGAATTAATCATTGTTTCTAGTTTTAAATGTTGGAAATTTGGAATATCGGTtataagtttagttttaatctatacacgaaataaaaatttttgaatttttttcataaattcggatatccgtttggatatccgaatccgtatccgaaatttcggatatccgaaaatcggatatccggaatttcggatacggattcggatattaATATTcgctatccgaaattttcggatatccggttttcggatatccgaaaaccggataatccgatcttgaacacccctagttttaACTAAGCTTCAATCATTTGGATTGTGATTTGGGCCAATATCCAAGCCCTCACGCCCATTAACCGGTTAATGAAAGGGAGGGCACGAGGCCATAGACGCTGCTCATACATTGTTAGTAATGATTTAATGAAGCTTGGTCGTGATTTAGAGGCACATTTACACCCCGCTACACCAAGACTAAGTcatatatacatatttttaattaaaaatatcagagtttatataacttttttttattattattacattacattacattacattttaaTAGAAAGAGGGGATGAATAGTGTTCTATTATTctttttaatattgtttttttctaagtttttgttattttttattactttaatttaattgatttaaacatatttttttcatataaCTTATAAGATATGATTAAAGTACCAATTATCAAATAGGAAATCATAACAATGAATGTATATCGGTACCAATGTTGTTCGATGCGGTATGGTGGCGATACAGTATCAAGTTAGCGAAAGCAAAAACATTAACAATAACTACTGGTATCGATACATTATACATATGTTGTTCAGTCAGTTTTGATTGGGTTTGGTACGAAAGCGGCACAATACccattttcaaaaaataaaataaaaataaatcgtaatgttgaaataaaataaacatgaaTTGAAATGCAAATGAACCAAACCGATATCAATTGAACAACATAGGTACCGTATCGATATATGTTTTTTTGTTTCGATCGATGTAGTGTTTTCCCTTTCAAATACTATAGCGAGTGCCGGTACCGCAACAATACAAATTGATACCGACTTAATCCCGCCGTAAAGCGCGAGGCGAGAATATCAGTAGTTAATATTAATTCAATTTCAAAATACACTCTACTTCTTAACAACCGGTTGACTATGAAAGTATATGTATTGTATTTGTTaaaatttatatttgtatttttagtttaaaaagtTAATTAATATTTTGAAAAGCTATTAAAATTTACTGTCTATATCTTAATTCATCCTTTATAGGTATTTATTGATCAGTTGAGTTTAAATAATATAGTTGTATTGAGACCACATAGCCATAGTATTTTAGTTGGAAGTTGGAACTTAACATAAAACTATGAACTTCGAAATAAATGTCTACATCTTAAAGGTTTTGGTCCCAAAATAATTTATAATGATAAAGAAATAAGAAAACCGTCTTTCACTATAAAAAGGCTtctttaatttattatttaagtAATTGTTTGTCCAATTTTGATGCTTTTAACGAAGTATATATGGTACCATTTCAACTCTTAAATATTCacagtttgattttttttatacttGTCGTGAGTAGGAAATAACATgtcttattttgaattgaaatgTCAAAAATCTAGCTTAAAAGTTCATGCAAAATAACTTACCAAAGGAAATATTAAAATAGCCAATGTGCTCACATATATGCATTGACATGTTTAGATACAAAGtaacaaaataaacttaaaaacttACTCCATACGCATGTACACATGCATGTATATACCACATGCATTAAATAATGTGTGGTAAGGGGTTGTTTTGGTACACAATATTCTTAACCCAAGAAACGTAGGAAATCGGGTCAAATAAAATTCGATTGAACTCATTCCAGCGACGTTGAAACCGGCCCATCGAACACTTAACCCTAAACCGTAATTCTGTTATGCAACAAACTAGTATTCAAGAGATACGAGCTaaagattgaagaagaagaaatctAGAGAAGAAGAGAGAATTATCTCAAATCAATAGCTACTCATTAAGGGTCATTAGTTTGTTACTTAAATAAACACTTGTTACAACATACAGTTACATTACGCTACTGAACTATTACATATTCAGTGCCTCTACTATTCAGTATATAACAATACTTCCCCTTCAAAAGATTTTTGTCCCAAAAATCAGAACACAGAGAATAAATGTAAAAGAAATCTAATCAAACTATCaaaattaaacttaaaaattCATATGCTTTACTTTGCAACTCCAAGTCAGCCTGCATCTTCCAACTGCCATGGGCATGTGAAATTGGTTTATTCTCAAGTCAAGTCAACAAGTTATTGTTAAAAACCACCATATCAACCATAAGCATCAACTGATACACCAACAAATTGTCATCAAATGGAACCATCTCCATGACATAAAAATGCACCATATATGTTTGCATTACTAGTCGGATTCAACATCCTTACTTCCCAATTTATAAAATCTCACATTCCATTTCATGACTTTATGACCAAACAGGGTTTTTAAGTACTATTGTATGATCCAATTTTAGTGATGCCAACCTGGTTCTAGTGATATACACGCAAACACCACAATACTACCCTGTTGGAACCATCTCCATGGCATAAAAATGCACCACGTAGACATCCAACTTATACACACTTTAGGCCACATTGATTGTTTTTATATGCCATAGGGTGTTTTTCACTAGAGATCATCTGGAAATGAGTGTATCTATTTTGGGCATTTACGAGAAACTCAATTTTTGCTCAGTGTCGTGGCATGTAGCTATACTAGTATAAACTTCCATACCTTGCTTGAATTTATATTTCCACTTATATAGCCAACTTTCGAGGATTTCTTGTTTGTATTTAACTCTCATTTTGCTTAACCCAAATAGGAACATAATCATGATCATCCACCTTCAATTTTGGAAAACTAATCACAAC is from Helianthus annuus cultivar XRQ/B chromosome 9, HanXRQr2.0-SUNRISE, whole genome shotgun sequence and encodes:
- the LOC110878937 gene encoding probable pectin methylesterase CGR2 translates to MSRRPGPTRRFVGSGGGLFHSKSQASPLLSIVLGLLGTVVVIGYVLKGSGGSGDYKAFSKIQDDFSCTYDVHTAIPILKKTYGDSMRKVLHVGPDTCSIVSELSKEKDTEAWGVEPYDIEETDVACKSLVRKGLVRVADIKFPLPYKAKSFSLIIVSDSVDYLSPKYLNKTLPDLARVSAQNLVIFTGKPSNSKAKLPQASRFGRPAKMRSASWWARFFVQTSLEENEKAAKKFEQAAAKSSYEPKCQVFHLNSYH